Proteins encoded together in one Manis pentadactyla isolate mManPen7 chromosome 6, mManPen7.hap1, whole genome shotgun sequence window:
- the CLK1 gene encoding dual specificity protein kinase CLK1, with protein sequence MRHSKRTYCPDWDEKDWDCGSSSHKRKKRSHSSARENKHCKYNHSKTSDSYYLESRSINEKDYHSRRYIDEYRNDYNQVCEPGHRHREHESRYQNHSSKSSGRSGRSSYKSKHRIHHSTSHHRSHGKSHRRKRTGSVEDDEEGHLICQSGDVLSARYEIVETLGEGAFGKVVECIDHKAGGRHVAVKIVKNVDRYCEAARSEIQVLEHLNTTDPSSTFRCVQMLEWFEHHGHICIVFELLGLSTYDFIKENGFLPFRLDHIRKMAYQICKSVNFLHSNKLTHTDLKPENILFVQSDYTEAYNPKIKRDERTLINPDIKVVDFGSATYDDEHHSTLVSTRHYRAPEVILALGWSQPCDVWSIGCILIEYYLGFTVFPTHDSKEHLAMMERILGPLPKHMIQKTRKRKYFHHDRLDWDEHSSAGRYVSRRCKPLKEFMISQDAEHELLFDLIHRMLEYDPAERITLKEALKHPFFYPLKKTI encoded by the exons atgagacaTTCAAAGAGAACTTACTGTCCTGATTGGGATGAAAAAGATTGGGATTGTGGCAGCAGCAGtcataaaagaaagaagagatcACACAGCAGTGCCCGGGAAAATAAGCACTGCAAATATAATCACTCTAAAACATCTGATAG ctATTATTTAGAAAGCAGATCCATAAATGAGAAAGATTATCATAGTCGACGCTACATTGATGAATACAGAAATGACTACAATCAAGTATGTGAACCTGGACATCGCCATAGAGAGCATGAAAGCAGATACCAGAACCATAGTAGCAAGTCCTCTGGTAGAAGTGGAAGAAGTAGTTATAAAAGCAAACACAGGATTCACCACAGTACTTCACATCATCGTTCACATGGG AAGAGTCACCGAAGGAAAAGAACCGGGAGTGTAGAGGATGATGAGGAGGGTCACCTGATCTGTCAGAGTGGAGACGTACTAAGTGCAAGAT ATGAAATTGTTGAAACTTTAGGTGAAGGAGCTTTTGGGAAAGTCGTGGAGTGCATTGATCATAAAGC GGGAGGTAGACATGTAGCAGTCAAAATAGTTAAAAATGTGGACAGATACTGTGAAGCTGCTCGCTCAGAAATACAAGTTCTAGAACACTTAAATACAACTGACCCCAGCAGTACATT CCGCTGTGTCCAGATGTTGGAGTGGTTTGAGCATCATGGACACATTTGTATCGTGTTTGAACTACTAGGACTTAGTACTTACGACTTCATTAAGGAAAATGGCTTTCTACCATTTCGACTGGATCATATCAGGAAGATGGCATATCAGATATGCAAGTCTGTGAATT TTCTCCACAGTAATAAATTGACtcacacagacttaaagcctgaaAACATCTTATTTGTGCAATCTGATTACACAGAGGCATATAATCCCAAAATA AAACGTGATGAACGTACCTTAATAAATCCAGATATTAAAGTTGTAGACTTTGGAAGTGCAACATACGATGATGAACATCACAGTACATTGGTATCTACAAGACAttatagggcacctgaagttatTTTAG CCCTAGGATGGTCCCAGCCGTGTGATGTCTGGAGTATAGGATGTATTCTTATTGAATACTACCTTGGGTTTacagtgtttcct aCACATGATAGTAAAGAGCACTTAGCAATGATGGAAAGAATTCTTGGACCTTTACCCAAACATATGATACAGAAAACCAG GAAACGTAAATATTTCCATCATGATCGATTAGACTGGGATGAACACAGTTCTGCTGGCAGATATGTTTCAAGGCGTTGTAAACCTCTGAAG gAATTTATGATTTCTCAGGATGCTGAACATGAGCTTCTCTTTGACCTCATTCACAGAATGTTGGAGTATGACCCAGCTGAAAGGATTACTCTGAAAGAAGCCTTAAAGCATCCTTTCTTTTACCCTCTAAAAAAAACTATATAG